The following proteins are co-located in the Megalops cyprinoides isolate fMegCyp1 chromosome 15, fMegCyp1.pri, whole genome shotgun sequence genome:
- the dnajc12 gene encoding dnaJ homolog subfamily C member 12 isoform X1 encodes MDAILNTKMEDLEDYYGLLGCDELSSAEQILAEYKLRALECHPDKHPDNPKAVEDFQKLQEAKHILTNENSRKSYDFWRRSKVTVPFRDWQALSDSVKTSMHWAVRTKKEPMLEGSKDTFPCSRQHAVRQTEEDSSAQSQCPLTPHSHSEKYCHLHFRWSADTPSALLKKFRNYEI; translated from the exons ATGGACGCAATTTTAAATACTAAGATGGAGGACTTGGAGGACTATTATGGATTGCTGGGGTGTGATGAATTATCGTCG gCTGAACAGATTCTGGCTGAGTATAAGCTAAGAGCCCTGGAGTGCCATCCAGATAAGCACCCTGATAACCCCAAAGCAG tgGAAGACTTCCAGAAATTACAAGAagccaaacacattttgaccaatgaaaacagcaggaaaagtTATGACTTTTGGAGACGCAGTAAAGTGACAGTACCTTTTCGTGACTGGCAAGCCCTCAGTGACTCGGTCAAAACT TCCATGCATTGGGCTGTTAGAACAAAGAAGGAACCGATGCTGGAGGGATCAAAGGACACATTCCCATGCAGCCGTCAGCATGCAGTCAGGCAGACTGAGGAGGACTCTTCGGCTCAGTCACAGTGCCCTCTCACACCACACTCTCATA GTGAGAAGTACTGCCATCTGCATTTCCGGTGGTCAGCTGATACTCCATCTGCCCTTTTGAAGAAATTCagaaattatgaaatatga
- the dnajc12 gene encoding dnaJ homolog subfamily C member 12 isoform X2 — MDAILNTKMEDLEDYYGLLGCDELSSAEQILAEYKLRALECHPDKHPDNPKAVEDFQKLQEAKHILTNENSRKSYDFWRRSKVTVPFRDWQALSDSVKTVRSTAICISGGQLILHLPF; from the exons ATGGACGCAATTTTAAATACTAAGATGGAGGACTTGGAGGACTATTATGGATTGCTGGGGTGTGATGAATTATCGTCG gCTGAACAGATTCTGGCTGAGTATAAGCTAAGAGCCCTGGAGTGCCATCCAGATAAGCACCCTGATAACCCCAAAGCAG tgGAAGACTTCCAGAAATTACAAGAagccaaacacattttgaccaatgaaaacagcaggaaaagtTATGACTTTTGGAGACGCAGTAAAGTGACAGTACCTTTTCGTGACTGGCAAGCCCTCAGTGACTCGGTCAAAACT GTGAGAAGTACTGCCATCTGCATTTCCGGTGGTCAGCTGATACTCCATCTGCCCTTTTGA